The following are encoded in a window of Mustela nigripes isolate SB6536 chromosome 1, MUSNIG.SB6536, whole genome shotgun sequence genomic DNA:
- the TMEM184C gene encoding transmembrane protein 184C yields the protein MRVDTTAKEQGSPLQSPSSSFSLLLGADLCGNMPCTCTWRNWRQWIRPLAVVIYLVSIVVAVPLCVWELQKLEVGIHTKAWFIAGIFLLLTIPISLWVILQHLVHYTQPELQKPIIRILWMVPIYSLDSWIALKYPSIAIYVDTCRECYEAYVIYNFMGFLTNYLTNRYPNLVLILEAKDQQKHFPPLCCCPPWTMGEVLLFRCKLGVLQYTVVRPFTTIVALICELLGIYDEGNFSFSNAWTYLVIINNMSQLFAMYCLLLFYKVLKEELSPIQPVGKFLCVKLVVFVSFWQAVVIALLVKVGVISEKHTWEWQTVEAVATGLQDFIICIEMFLAAIAHHYTFSYKPYVQEAEEGSCFDSFLAMWDVSDIRDDISEQVRHVGRTVMGHPRKKFFPEDQDQNEHTSLLSSSSQDAISVASSVPPSPMGHYQGFGHTVTPQTTPTTANLSDELCNDTAEEKKELIDKSVAS from the exons ATGCGAGTTGACACGACAGCCAAAGAACAGGGCTCCCCGTTACAATCTCCTTCGAGCTCTTTTTCCTTGCTACTTGGAGCTGATTTATGCGGAAACATGCCTTGCACTTGTACCTGGAGGAATTGGAGACAGTGGATTCGACCTTTAGCGGTGGTCATCTACCTGGTGTCCATAGTGGTTGCGGTTCCTCTGTGCGTGTGGGAATTACAGAAGCTGGAG gttggaaTACACACCAAGGCTTGGTTTATTGCTGGAATCTTTTTGCTATTGACTATACCTATATCGCTGTGGGTGATATTGCAACATTTAGTGCATTATACACAACCGGAACTACAGAAACCAATAATAAG GATTCTTTGGATGGTACCTATATACAGTTTAGATAGT TGGATAGCTTTGAAATACCCCAGCATTGCAATATATGTGGATACCTGCAGGGAATGTTATGAAGCTTATGTCATTTACAACTTTATGGGATTCCTTACCAATTATCTGACTAACCGGTATCCAAATCTGGTATTAATCCTTGAAGCCAAAGATCAGCAGAAACATTTCCCTCCATTGTGTTGCTGTCCACCATGGACAATGGGAGA AGTATTGCTGTTCAGGTGCAAACTGGGTGTTTTGCAGTATACAGTGGTCAGACCATTCACCACCATTGTTGCTTT aatCTGTGAGCTGCTTGGTATATATGATGAAGGAAACTTTAGCTTTTCGAATGCTTGGACTTATTTGGTTATAATAAACAACATGTCACAATTG TTTGCCATGTATTGCCTGCTTCTATTTTACAAAGTACTGAAGGAAGAACTGAGTCCAATCCAACCTGTTGGCAAATTTCTTTGTGTAAAActggtggtttttgtttctttttg GCAAGCAGTAGTTATTGCTTTGTTGGTAAAAGTTGGCGTTATTTCTGAAAAGCATACATGGGAATGGCAAACTGTAGAAGCTGTGGCTACAGGACTCCAG GACTTTATCATCTGTATTGAGATGTTCCTTGCCGCTATTGCTCATCACTACACTTTCTCATATAAACCCTATGTCCAAGAAGCAGAAGAGGGCTCatgctttgattcctttcttgCCATGTGGGATGTTTCAGATATTAGGGATGATATTTCTGAACAAGTAAGGCATGTTG GAAGGACAGTCATGGGACATCCTAGGAAAAAGTTTTTTCCTGAGGATCAAGATCAAAATGAACATACAAGCTTGTTATCCTCATCTTCACAAGATGCAATTTCTGTTGCCTCTTCTGTACCACCTTCACCCATGGGTCACTACCAAGGGTTTGGACACACTGTGACTCCCCAGACTACACCTACTACAGCTAATTTATCTGATGAACTATGTAATGATactgcagaagagaaaaaagaacttatAGATAAATCCGTGGCCTCCTGA